Genomic window (Athene noctua chromosome 20, bAthNoc1.hap1.1, whole genome shotgun sequence):
TCTCTTCAGCCGCAGGGTCCGTTGCCAGCTACGCGGTAACCAGAGCTGAGACACAGAAGTGCTCCGACTTCTGGCTTTATCTGGAGACAGGCAAGTCCCCCCAGGAGCTCACCTCGGCTGGTAGCGTGTCTCGGCCCACAGGTACCTTCacatctctccctgctgctttcccTGGGCTTGTCACGCCTGGTTCTTCCCTGCTGCAACAGTTTGCTGTTCCTGCCTCTTAATCAAGCTGGTGCCTGTTTGTGTCATTGCCAAAATCCCCACGTAAGTGCTATGCTGGCACCCTGCAGCTGAGGGAGCAGGAGCAGTGCTTGGGCGGCCGGAGCATCCCGCTTGGTTCCCTGGCTCCCGTGTctccctgtgctccagacccACCACCTGCACTGCAGAtactgggcagggctggcagcatgGCCTGGGAGTGCTTGCTTCcgcctgctgccctgcctgctttGTGGATTCACAAGAGCCACTGTGAAGGGCTTGTTTGCTGGAAGAAGAGGGTaggggatggagggaggcagtAAACCGCTACAAACCTGTTGCTCTGTGTAGTGAGCAGAGCTGGAGTGGGTGGTTCCCATGGCTGCTGGCTGCTTTCTCCCACTGGTAGCATAAACTCCCAAAGCTGGGCCTAACTGAAGAGGCTTTAAATGCTTCGCGAGGGCTCAGTGGTTCTCTGCCCTGCCCCTGGCAAACATGTCAGGGTAGTCGGGTCCAGGGAGCTTGTTCTTTCTGTTGCAGAAAATCTGCCCAGCCCAGAGGACAGAGAGAACACGGCACTGCCAGTGAGGAGAAACAAGTATGGGGATGTTGTGGAGTAGCCGGCAGGGCACTGCACCATGCCTGTGACCTGCTtcacccctccctgcctgcccagcctgccTGTGAGACTGGTAGCCCTGCCCAGGAGCTTGGATGAATCGATCCTGCAGTGCGAGCATGGTGGAGGCACCATGGAGATTGCTGCCTCCCGGGTGGCCTCTGAACATTGCACATGGGAGGGTACAATAAAAGTCTGGAGCTGAAAGCACTCAGTGTGGGCAAATTGAAGGCTGGCGGTGGGACAGGAAGAGCTGGGGTGCAGGTGGTAAATGTCACCCTGAAGCAACCTCTGCAGTAAATGTTGGAGCAGAGTGCTCTGGTTCTTCTGAGGCCATGCCCTGGCAATCCAACAGCACAGTGCTGTGAAATcactgcaggcagggatgggccTGGGCTAAGCTGTGAGAGGGTAGAGCTGCGGTTGCATTTCTTGAGCCCAGCCAGTCACAGTGTCCCTGCCCCCATTGCAGCAAGGCTTTTCTCGCCTGCCCGCATGGGACTGCGCTGAGTCCTTGCAGCTGCATTGCCTTTGGGGGTGTCCTCTTCCCTGCAAGGGGGGTGCACATGTACCCAGAGCCCCGCTGTGCGGTGCCCACCTTGCTCTTGGGACATGTCACCTGGCCAGTCACAGACTCCATTCAGATCTGTAACCAGCCAGCAAAGGAATGGTTCTGTCATGAATACCATGCACCCAGAGGGGCACGCAGGAAGATTAGGAAGCCTCTTTCACTTCATTCATTCCTTATAGCAAACTCCAAGTCATGACTGGGGCACACTGGCTGTGCTTGGTGGCTGTCCAGCTCTGATTCCGCTGCAGCTGAATTTCTTAGAAGGGGAAACCCAGCCTGGATTCTGGAAGCTAACTGGTTTCTTGGAGCAGAGCAGCTTGAGAGACCACAAATGTCTCCTGTTTCAGAGCAGAGACAGTCCCTGAGCCTCACCACAGGAGGGAGTCCCTATGCTGAGGAGACAGGGGGCCCAGGGAGGAAGCAGGGCTTGGGAGCTCAGAACATCATCTGAACTGGACTCGTGTTTGCCCTGTGCAGAGAGAATGGGGACCAGGCAGTGGAACAGCTAAAAGCAGAGTGGCTGTGGGGAATGTGCAGGTTAAGCCAAGCATGGTGTACCGGGAGCTCGGCTGAAGCAGGGGGAGGTGTTGGTCAGTGAGCAAACCCATGGAGCAGAGCTTGTGCCGCCTGCGAGAGCGAGGATGGCACCGAGAAACAGCAGCTGGCTAAAGCTGATCGTCTCCTGGGGGCCCAGAGGAGCACGGCAGGGCCAGAGGCTCTTTCCAGATGGGCTGGAGAATCAGGACGGGCCCCACGCAGCTGGAGTGTGCTGTGGGGCCTCTGAGGTGCCAGTGACTGCATTAACAACCCTGCCCTGCCTGGAAACAAGACCCTGGGAGCAGAGGCTCCCAACTTGCTTTCCTTGTGTGGAGGCTGTGGCTGTGAATGTGGGACGGGGTCAGCTGGAGCACGACCTGCTCACGCCTTTGGGCTGACGAGCTCTGGTGCTTGTGAGACCTCAGCTTCACCACCATGACTTGTTGAGACTTCCACCTCCAGGTGGGCCTGATCTGCAGTGATGTTTCAAGCCCATCTTGAGTCTGGGGGGCTTTTCCCGCGTGGCAGAGCTGTGATGGTGACTCAGCACTGGGCGAGCTGCGGGGGATTGAGACCTTCACGCAAGAGCCTGACCTGCAGTTGTGTCCGAGCAGAGCCCCTAAGTGGCTCTACCCCTGCAAGACAACCAGGCTGGATGGGCCTGTTGCTGATCAAAAGCCAGAGCCACAAGAGTGGTTACAAAGATTTATTTCTGAttataaaaaacccaaccaaccaaacccaaaccttctgtgtgtttgcatgtCCCTGTTTTTACTCATTTGGAAATGAAGTTTCATCCTCCCAGCTGCCTGACATGGGGTGATACAGGGCTCAAGTCCGAAAGCAGTGCAAGGCCCCACTCCTGCAGCAAGCCCATCACCTCTACACTGCCACGGCTGTGCACCAGGGAGCCACGGGGCCTTTTTGTGCCATTGATGGGGAACAGAGGATGCTCTGGCTGTGGCAAAGGCAAGACTGGCTTAGGAACCACAGGAATGGGGAAGGCACCATGTCTGGTTGATGGAGGGGGACCTGCTCCTTGCTGACCACTTCTGGTTGTTGCTAAGCCTGTGCTGAGGCCAGTAGAAGTCCAGGCCAAGATCTGGCCTTTGGGAAGGTCAGTGGGGTTTGTGCATTGGCCAGGAAGACAGCATGGGCTCTAAGTGATGCCCAAAGCTCCCTGGAAAGCAGGGTGGATGCTCCAGGGACAGGCGAGTGAGGTCAGCTATAAGGACTAGCATAATTAATACTCCCCGCCCACCCCATGCACATGAAAATAAATCGTGCTCTTGTCTGGACTCGCTCACCCAGTCTAGCCCAGGTCTGGCAGCAGAAGGGTGTCCCAGGTCTGAACATCCACATCCCAAGCCTGGTCCGGGATCCATCCCTGAGTAGCACTTAGAAACCCTTAAGCTGTTCTCCTGCATGGCCAGTGGTCCTCTTCtgtccccccctttcctgcagcttGAAAGCAAGGGGAGGGCAGAATGGGACTGCATTCCTTCTGGGACAGGCAGCACTGGGTATCGGAGGAGGACATCTCTGAGCACTTGCTGCATCCCAAGTGTTCAGGCCATGGAGACTCCAGCAGAAAGGATGGTGCTGGATCCTGCAGACAAGACACACCATGTCCCTGCCGTTAGATTGTGAGGGACTTGCTGCGCCGGAGCAGGCAGATGGCAGTCACCAGAGACGTCAGGGTGGTGACCACAAAGAGCAGGATGAGGATGACCCAGTAGTTGTACAGCATGCTTTTGTGAGATGAGGGCTTCTCCGCTGGGATCATGTTGGTGAGGTTCAGCATGTAGCCCAGGGCCCAGCCGATGGAAGTTTCTCCTGCCTGTGGGAACAGCATGGCATGGTCACCACCGTGGTCAACCCAGCTCCATGGCCATCAAGAGACCTTCCAGGGATCACCTCACCGTCAGCCCAGTGCAGGAGAGGGGTTTGGGGCAGTCCATAACACCCTGAGCCCTTGCTTGCCCATGGGTCCAGCCAGCCCAGGGACAAAGCAGTGACCatcctgtgctgagctgggctCATCCAATGGGAGCAGGATCTCATCCACTCAGGCCAGTCCTGATCTCGCTGCCCACCCTGTAACTCGTGTAGGTGAGGAGACTTGGCAAAGGTGGGATTCTGCCCTGAGATAACTTCTCAACAGACTAGAGCAAAGAGTTTTTTGAGACAGCTGGTGTCTTGAGGGCCAAGGAAGGACCTAGAGGACCTTGAAATTCCTGTCTTCGTGACCACCCTACAGTGAGCTCAGCTCATTTTTTCCCATCTCCCAGAAGATCCACCCAAAAACTGGGAGTCTCGTCCTGGCCCTGTTCCCCAAGATCTTCCCTCAGATTTCTTGGCTCTTTCTTGGTATGGGATCATCTCTCCTGCAGGGCTTTTTGGCCTAACTCCAAACAGATGCTGTGGGATGAGTATGTGCTCTGGTGTTACTCACCTTCTTTTGGAAGGCAATGTTGGGGAAGGAATGGTTGTTGAAGTTGTAGCCTTTGGTGGTgagcaaataaacaaatatgCTGACAGCACAGTAATCTGACAGCCTCTTCTCCAGCTTGGGGGCTTTCTGGAGCAGCTGGATGGGATGcatggagggagagagaaaaagggtCAAGCCAGCAGGGCCCGGGCTTTGTTTCTGTGTCCTGAAGTTCTGGGTGGTTGCATTTGGCTGGCCAAGGCCCTGCTCATACTTACCTGAGCCTCTCCTGGTCCCGTGTAGGAGCCATCACACACCCTCCCCCTACTCCATGGGTGCCAGGACACCCAGCCCCCTCCAAGGGCTGCTCTCAGAGCCCAGGTGATGCCCCACACAAAGCAGCCCTCTCCTCCCCACGGTGTCTCTGGAGCCCACCTCGCTCCAGCTGGTGGCACAGATGGTCTCAGCAGCATTCTTCAGGTCACTGGGCAAGTGCACGGATCTCCCCATCACTGTCTGGATGAAGTCCACCGTGTAGAAGAAGGCAGAGAAGGCCTGATGGAGGAAAGGAGGCAGCTGTGGGACAGGCTGGGAACAAACCCTCTCACACAAACAGCTGCTCTGACTGGCATGGCGTGCAGAAGTGACTGCCCTCGCTTTGCCACCTCATGATGGCGGGGGCTGGGGACACCTGCACACCCAGCAGCCAGGCCACCACCCCGCTCCATGCCAGGACTTACAATGAAGTTTCCTGAAACCTCTGGCTGGAAAATGCCATCGAAGGAGCAGTGGGAGAAGGAGCAGGTGGTGAAGTCGAAGAGCTTATTGATGTGCAGCGCGCAGAGGCTCCCATTCCCGGTGCCAACCACAGTGACAGTGGTGTTGAGGGCAAGGCTTGGCCTCTCCTCCTCTGTGCAGGGGCTGTCGTAGACGCTGCTCAGTGACAGGCTCTTGTGGTAGCCCGTGggccagcagggatggggaaCAGTTGCTTGGTAGCTCTCAGCCTGCCAGAGAAGTGATGCACGGGACTCATGAGCTGTGCTGTGGCCCCGGCTCCCCCAGCGCTGCACAGCAGCCCTGGCATCACCTGCCTGCCTCCGTTTCCCTGCTGGGGGGATGCAGAGGAGCTTGGGCAGCAGGATGCAGAGCTGGCAGTTGCCACAAGTGTCTCGAGATGACTTGCGACATCTCAGCTCTGGCTGAGGAGTACAACACCTAATGGAGAGGGTGGGAGGAAGTCCTGGGACCACAGGAGAGGGTCAGGGGCAAAACACAAGAGTTGTCAGGGAAAGATGTGCAGCCAGCCCCGTGGGGCAGTcccagagccagggctgggggatAGCCCTGTACAAACACCAGGGTGAGAAGGCACCATGTGTGGGGTGATGACAGCTGGTGTGCCTGTCAAGCACATGCTAGTACCTGGAGGATCTTCGAGAGCAGCCTCTTGAGGACCTGGTCTCTTCCGTAGCAGAGGAAGCTGTGGGTGTACACTTTGTACACCTGGCCGTACAGCTTCAGCATCACCTCGTTTCTGGGGTCTTCAATGGTGTCCCTGCTTTCAAAGGTGATCTGTGTGGAAGCACCCCCGAAGTCCAGGGCCCCCAGGGTCTTCTTCTGGGGCTGGATCCATTCCCCAAGCCACCCACGCTGATCAAGGAAGACAACAAGGGGCGTAAGGATGTGATAAGCTGCAGAACAGCCATCCCTGCTGGGATGCCCTGCCCACCTTGATGAAGTTCTCCAGGAGGTAGTTTGCAGTGACCCAGCCGAAgaccccttcctcttcccctgaCAGGATCTTTGCCCCCCGGAAATTGAAGGGGTATGACTTCAGTGTGGCCTCCACGGCGCTGAGGACGGCGTCTGAAGCCCGTGGGTTGGCGATGCTGCGGGCCAGGTGAGAGGGCAGAGTGGCAGGGCTGCACCGGggtgctgccagcagagcccccGCCACTTGCAAAGCCCTcagggcccggccccgccacgaCACATGGGGCTGGAGACAGGTGGGTCCTCACCCAGATACCTGTGGGGATGCCCCCCCAAAAACCCAGCTAATTCCCCTTGTCTCTGccggagagggaggcaggcagcagggatgaAGGTGTGCTCCCTCCTCCTGAGCCATATCCTGTGGCTGGGTGAGGGGGACACGACTCCATTCTCTGTGTGGTTTCCATGGGGTAATTATTCTCACTGCATCCCATCAGGCTGCCAATGGATGCAGGGCGACTTTCTTCCTGGCTAGACAAAAAGACTGGGTGGGTTATCCTGATGCTGGACCCATGCCAGCCTCTTTCCACCCAGACATGTGCTGGCTGTGCCCAGCAGAACATCTCCTGCTCTGAAGGGCAGGACCACCTCTGCAAGGGACATggggccaggcagctgggagggTTAGAAGCTTCACCTGACAAAGGGGCAACACTGCAGCTGTCCTTCACCACCTCCACCCCTGCCATGGGCCCCCCCAGCAGCGTTTGAGGCCAGGCAgctggcacagccagagcaagCACTCACTTGAGCAGGCGCATGCCAGCTGTGGCACCCAGGTAGAGTGGGGTGCCCTCATGCTTCTCCTTGGGCACATCTCTCAGACCCTGGTTGAGGCAGTGCACCAGGCTTGTCCCGGCAGCCGGAGGGTTGGAGCTGTAGCTGGAGATGCCGGgacctgcagaaagaaaacagcattgcACCCTGTGGGGGGTGGGCAGAAGCTCAGTGGGCAGAAGCTTGGTGGGCAGCTTTGCCCCTCCCAGGCTTTTCAAAAGGCAGGTGCTGCAGGTATCTGTGGGCATGGAGCCATCCAGAGTCCAGCCACATCCCCCACTGGCTGACAGCCTGGGAAAGGTTGCTTAAATGGAGGGTGGAAAACCATCTCTCGCTCCTCACTGGGCTACGCAGGGACCTGAATTGTTTCCTGGCAGTTCGACGCATGCCAAGAAAAGATAAACCACAGGCATGCATGGCTGCAAGCCTTGTGGGGGGAGATGGGCGAGGTTTTGGGAACAGAGCTGGGCCCCTTGTAACACCTCACTGCGCTGGTGAACACACAGAGGCAGCTGGACATTGCAAGGGCATTTGCACCATCATGGTGCCTTGCCCTCAGGGGATGTGACAAATCCTGCCACCAGCCACTGGTCCCCGGGGACTGGGACAGTCCTTACCCTCCACATCACACATGCTGTGCTCGCTGACCACCCCGGTGTCGTTCTCCTTGTCTGCAGGCCACTTGTAGATGAACATGGCTGTATGGGAGGAGCCGGCATCCAGCACAATGCCATACTGcagggggaggaggcagggggtCAGGTCCAGAGGCAGGAgaccccccagctgccccaggccATAAGGAAGGAGGGCACTGGGGGTCAACAACCCACCGTGGCCGGCCACTCCTGCCCTGGCAGTGCCCTGCCCAGCAGCTTGAAGAGCATTTTCTGGCAGAAGTGGCACCTCCCTGCGCGGGGCCCTGCCCAGGATGCGACTGGTGCTCTCCCCAGCCCGGGAACTGCCCCCCCCGGGATACCGCCTGGCACAACACAGGGACTCTGGCTCTTTGGGCATGGGGACCCCCTTGATTCCTTGAGCACAGACCGGGAGGTTCTTCCCCTGCTGCTTGCTCCCATctccccacagcatcctcctggccagcaggcagctgtgctgagctgtgccagaAGGTCCCTGGGGCCAATGCGAGGGAGAGGGACACCTGGGAGTGGCCCCTCAGGGATGCAGCTCACCAAAGAAGGGCAGCCAGGCACCTCATCCCTCCTGTCCTTGTATGGCTTGGCCATTCTCCGGCTATAAATAACCCCACTCCCTCCTGCCAAACAAGGTTACCCAGCTCCCAGGGATGGGCCTTCAGCCCCGCCGGGTGGACCCCTCTGCCTCACCCCCTGCCATCTGCAGGCTCAGGGCTGCCTGCGCTGGCCCCCTCTGTTCCCCCACTGGAGCCGGGGCTGCTTCGCTGCTGGAGAGGAGGCTGCGAGTCTTGGGAAAACGAGACAGGATCCAGTGCTGCCCCAGCTGAGCACCTCTGCAGTGACACCACTTAAGGCTTAAATCTGGCTTGTGCAAAGGCTCTgtctgctgcctgccctgcccagaCCTGGGtggagccccagggctggggcagccagctcctctccctccccagcacccgggagccaccccagctctgcctggtgggtgccctggtcccctccctgtccctgtcgCTGCcagcaggctccagcccaggtggctgcagggtTGCGTTTGGGCCAGCTCAGGTAGCAGAAATAAAGTatcagggcacaggcagggatgcCTGGGTTCCCTGCTTATAGGCAACCCCCATTCCCCCATGGTCCCCCACTAGGAGTACCCCCCCAGGGAACCACTTCAGAATCCCCCAGCTCACTTTAACTGTCAGGAGCTCATCACATGCCCTGGGTCAAAAGCTATGAGCTAGAAAAGAATCCTCACCTGTGGCTAGACTGTGGTTTGTCTGCCACGGCACTGGTGTCAGGGAGCAGCTCCCAGAAATGCT
Coding sequences:
- the ENTPD2 gene encoding ectonucleoside triphosphate diphosphohydrolase 2 — its product is MARRVAAVLLLLALGCLLGILLLCLGSGDTRGPPGFKYGIVLDAGSSHTAMFIYKWPADKENDTGVVSEHSMCDVEGPGISSYSSNPPAAGTSLVHCLNQGLRDVPKEKHEGTPLYLGATAGMRLLNIANPRASDAVLSAVEATLKSYPFNFRGAKILSGEEEGVFGWVTANYLLENFIKRGWLGEWIQPQKKTLGALDFGGASTQITFESRDTIEDPRNEVMLKLYGQVYKVYTHSFLCYGRDQVLKRLLSKILQAESYQATVPHPCWPTGYHKSLSLSSVYDSPCTEEERPSLALNTTVTVVGTGNGSLCALHINKLFDFTTCSFSHCSFDGIFQPEVSGNFIAFSAFFYTVDFIQTVMGRSVHLPSDLKNAAETICATSWSELLQKAPKLEKRLSDYCAVSIFVYLLTTKGYNFNNHSFPNIAFQKKAGETSIGWALGYMLNLTNMIPAEKPSSHKSMLYNYWVILILLFVVTTLTSLVTAICLLRRSKSLTI